A genomic stretch from Marinobacter fonticola includes:
- the cmoB gene encoding tRNA 5-methoxyuridine(34)/uridine 5-oxyacetic acid(34) synthase CmoB — translation MFTDLESNGHLQWADHIWDQLYRQFETQPHGDLERWNDALSELPVLHEVDTDFNAPAITLSTPKPLTEAQHKDLETGLRGLMPWRKGPFSFFGIDIDTEWRSNMKWDRISPFVSDLQGRRVLDVGCGSGYHCWRIAGAGASDVIGVDPGLLFLMQFFAVKDFVDAPHVHMIPGRLEDLPAKLEYFDTTFSMGVLYHRRSPLDHLLELRDTLRVGGELVLETLIVDGPEGYSLMPEDRYGMMRNVWFLPSCDTLLRWLDRTGFKNARVVDVTVTTTDEQRSTDWMRFQSLEDFRDPDDPSKTIEGYPGPKRATIIAEKG, via the coding sequence CTGTTTACCGATTTGGAGTCCAATGGACACCTCCAATGGGCAGACCATATCTGGGATCAACTTTATCGCCAGTTCGAAACCCAGCCCCATGGCGACCTGGAGCGCTGGAACGATGCCCTTTCGGAATTACCGGTATTGCACGAGGTGGACACAGACTTCAACGCGCCGGCCATTACCCTCTCCACACCGAAACCGTTGACCGAAGCCCAGCACAAAGATCTGGAAACCGGCCTGCGCGGGCTGATGCCGTGGCGCAAAGGCCCATTTTCATTCTTTGGTATCGACATCGATACCGAATGGCGCTCGAACATGAAATGGGACCGCATCTCGCCCTTTGTCAGCGATTTGCAAGGCCGCCGAGTACTGGATGTTGGTTGCGGCTCGGGCTACCACTGCTGGCGAATAGCCGGGGCCGGCGCCAGCGACGTTATCGGCGTCGATCCGGGCCTACTGTTTCTGATGCAATTCTTCGCCGTGAAGGATTTTGTCGACGCGCCTCATGTCCACATGATCCCGGGACGCCTGGAAGATCTGCCGGCCAAACTGGAATACTTCGATACCACCTTCTCCATGGGCGTGCTCTACCATCGACGATCTCCCCTGGACCATTTGCTGGAGCTGCGGGATACGCTCAGGGTTGGCGGGGAACTGGTGCTGGAAACGCTGATCGTCGACGGCCCTGAGGGCTACAGCCTGATGCCCGAGGACCGCTATGGCATGATGCGCAATGTCTGGTTCCTGCCCAGTTGCGACACCCTATTGCGCTGGCTTGATCGCACCGGCTTCAAGAATGCCCGCGTGGTCGATGTCACGGTGACTACGACGGACGAACAGCGCTCGACGGACTGGATGCGCTTCCAGTCGCTGGAGGACTTCCGCGACCCGGACGACCCCAGCAAGACGATCGAAGGCTACCCCGGCCCGAAGCGGGCGACGATTATTGCAGAGAAAGGCTGA
- a CDS encoding adenylosuccinate synthase yields the protein MGKNVVVLGTQWGDEGKGKIVDLLTDQVAAVARFQGGHNAGHTLVIEGKKTALHLIPSGILREHVTCLIGNGVVLSPEALLKEVRELEERGVAVRERLRISEACPLLLPTHVRIDLAREKARGNDKIGTTGRGIGPAYEDKVSRRGLRVGDLYNAETFETKLRDIMKYHNFVLTEYFGEEAVDVDQALKDLLAMAKEILPMAADVTDILHDLRKKGEHILFEGAQGSLLDIDLGTYPYVTSSNTTAGGTATGSGFGPLFLDYVLGITKAYTTRVGAGPFPTELFDDFGRHLAEKGHEFGTTTGRARRCGWFDAVALRHAIQINSVSGICLTKLDVLDGLETVRVCVGYKTPKGELQRPPIGCDDYRDIEPVYEELPGWSESTVGLTSMEQLPKNALAYIRFLEEQIEAPIDIISTGPDRVETVVLRHPFGAND from the coding sequence ATGGGTAAGAACGTCGTTGTACTGGGCACCCAATGGGGTGATGAAGGCAAGGGTAAGATTGTAGACCTGCTCACCGACCAGGTAGCAGCCGTCGCTCGTTTCCAGGGCGGTCACAATGCCGGTCATACACTGGTGATTGAAGGCAAGAAAACCGCGCTGCACCTGATACCCTCGGGCATTCTGCGTGAACACGTAACCTGCCTGATCGGCAATGGCGTGGTGTTGTCCCCTGAAGCGTTGCTGAAAGAGGTGCGTGAACTGGAAGAGCGTGGTGTCGCCGTTCGTGAGCGCCTGCGTATCAGCGAAGCCTGCCCGCTGCTCCTGCCGACGCATGTGCGCATCGATCTGGCTCGCGAAAAAGCGCGCGGCAACGACAAGATTGGAACGACCGGGCGTGGTATTGGTCCGGCGTATGAGGATAAGGTTTCCCGTCGCGGCCTGCGTGTTGGCGATTTATATAACGCCGAAACCTTCGAAACCAAATTACGGGACATCATGAAGTACCATAACTTCGTGTTGACCGAATATTTTGGTGAAGAGGCCGTCGATGTCGATCAGGCTCTCAAGGATCTCCTCGCCATGGCGAAGGAAATTCTGCCCATGGCGGCTGATGTGACCGATATCCTTCACGACCTGCGTAAGAAGGGCGAGCATATCCTGTTTGAAGGTGCTCAAGGTTCGCTACTGGATATCGACTTGGGAACATATCCCTACGTAACGTCGTCGAACACGACGGCCGGCGGCACGGCGACCGGGAGTGGCTTTGGTCCCTTGTTCCTGGATTATGTGCTGGGCATCACCAAGGCCTACACCACCCGTGTCGGAGCCGGTCCCTTTCCCACCGAGCTATTCGATGACTTCGGCCGTCATCTGGCCGAAAAAGGACACGAGTTCGGCACGACGACAGGGCGCGCCCGTCGCTGTGGTTGGTTCGATGCTGTCGCCCTGCGTCATGCGATTCAGATCAATAGTGTGTCCGGTATCTGCCTGACCAAACTGGATGTGCTGGATGGCCTTGAAACCGTAAGAGTATGCGTGGGCTACAAGACGCCGAAAGGCGAGCTGCAGCGGCCACCGATTGGTTGCGACGACTATCGCGATATTGAGCCGGTCTACGAAGAACTGCCGGGCTGGAGCGAGAGCACGGTCGGCCTGACCAGTATGGAGCAATTGCCGAAGAACGCGCTGGCCTATATTCGTTTCCTGGAAGAACAGATTGAAGCGCCAATCGATATCATTTCAACCGGTCCGGACCGGGTGGAAACCGTGGTGCTGCGGCACCCGTTCGGTGCGAATGATTAA
- a CDS encoding ATP phosphoribosyltransferase regulatory subunit: protein MTASDRWLLPDGVEDILPPLAGKIDSLRREMMDTYQRWGYQLVIPPLIEYLESLFTGTGNDLALQTFKLTDQLTGRLMGVRADMTPQAARIDAHTLRQDSVTRLCYAGHVLHTRPHMLTGRTPIQAGCELFGSASALADQEVIRLMLETLRLAGIPKIHLDLAHVAIYQSLMSEADLDPQTEAEIFDAMRRKSIPELDALLSDRAAGSPAARLRELARLSGGAEVLNDARQVLAGATPQALKALDELTSVATVIAEAFPDVELGFDFCELRGYNYHTGLVFAAYAHGHGQAVAQGGRYDAIGRDFGRPRPATGFSADVRALVALGERTVPPRDGAIWAPVSDDVGLQARVADLRRTDTVLQALPDDSSMSPQARGCTRQLVKRDGQWVVESLNG from the coding sequence ATGACTGCATCCGACCGCTGGTTACTGCCTGATGGTGTGGAGGATATCCTGCCGCCTCTGGCGGGTAAGATCGACTCTCTGCGCCGTGAGATGATGGACACCTACCAGCGCTGGGGCTACCAGTTGGTAATCCCGCCGCTCATCGAATACTTAGAATCTTTGTTTACCGGTACGGGCAATGATCTGGCCCTGCAGACGTTTAAGCTGACCGACCAGCTGACCGGACGTCTGATGGGCGTTCGTGCCGATATGACACCGCAGGCAGCCCGGATCGATGCCCATACGCTGCGTCAGGACAGTGTCACGCGTCTATGCTATGCCGGTCACGTCCTGCATACCCGTCCGCACATGCTAACCGGCCGTACGCCCATTCAGGCAGGTTGCGAGCTGTTCGGTAGTGCGTCGGCGCTGGCCGATCAGGAAGTGATTCGCCTGATGCTGGAAACCCTGCGGCTTGCCGGCATTCCCAAGATTCACTTGGATCTGGCGCATGTGGCCATCTACCAATCGCTGATGTCCGAGGCGGATCTGGATCCCCAGACCGAGGCAGAGATTTTCGACGCCATGCGCCGAAAGTCGATCCCCGAGCTGGATGCATTACTGAGTGACCGGGCGGCGGGCAGTCCTGCGGCGCGTCTGCGCGAGTTGGCTCGCCTGAGCGGGGGGGCTGAGGTCTTGAACGATGCTCGCCAGGTGCTAGCTGGGGCGACCCCCCAGGCCTTGAAGGCGCTGGACGAGTTGACGTCCGTGGCAACGGTTATCGCTGAGGCCTTCCCCGATGTAGAGCTGGGCTTCGACTTCTGTGAGCTGCGTGGCTACAACTACCATACCGGTTTGGTTTTCGCCGCCTATGCTCACGGGCATGGACAGGCGGTGGCACAAGGCGGGCGCTATGATGCCATCGGACGCGACTTCGGCCGTCCGCGTCCTGCAACCGGCTTCAGCGCCGATGTGCGTGCCCTCGTTGCCTTGGGAGAACGCACTGTACCGCCCCGTGACGGCGCGATATGGGCTCCGGTGAGTGACGATGTCGGTTTGCAAGCAAGGGTTGCTGACCTACGCAGGACTGACACGGTGTTGCAGGCGTTGCCCGACGATTCCTCGATGTCCCCGCAAGCTCGGGGTTGCACGCGGCAATTGGTAAAACGGGACGGCCAATGGGTCGTCGAGTCATTAAACGGATAA
- the hflC gene encoding protease modulator HflC, which translates to MSPKAVLGLAGALIVVLIVSSSVYIIPETHRGVLLRFGELIETDIEAGLHFKVPVIDQVREFDVRVLTNDLPARQYLTVEKKPLDVDSYIAWRIQDVDQFYRATGGDELRAISLLSSRVDTGLRNEFGVRTMHEVVSGQRDQLMEELVVRIDETVVNELGVKVLDIRIKAIELPQSVSETVYRRMRTEREKLAQEFRSRGRELAEGIRADADRQRTVVLAEAFAAAEETRGEGDGQAARVYADAYTADEEFYRFYRSLSAYGQTFSSKDDILVIDADSDFMRYFGNLRGEASQ; encoded by the coding sequence ATGAGTCCTAAAGCTGTTCTTGGGCTAGCCGGCGCCCTGATCGTTGTGTTGATCGTTTCTTCCAGCGTCTACATTATCCCGGAAACTCACAGAGGGGTTTTGCTACGCTTCGGTGAGTTGATCGAGACCGATATCGAAGCGGGCCTGCATTTCAAAGTGCCAGTGATCGACCAGGTCAGGGAGTTTGATGTTCGGGTTCTGACCAACGACCTCCCGGCGCGCCAGTACCTGACTGTCGAGAAAAAACCGCTGGATGTGGATTCCTACATTGCCTGGCGAATCCAGGATGTGGATCAGTTCTATCGGGCAACCGGCGGCGACGAGTTGCGGGCAATTTCGTTGCTCTCTTCACGGGTCGACACGGGGCTTCGTAACGAATTCGGTGTTCGCACCATGCACGAAGTCGTTTCCGGGCAACGTGACCAACTGATGGAAGAGCTGGTCGTACGTATCGACGAAACCGTGGTCAATGAGCTGGGTGTGAAAGTGCTCGATATACGGATTAAGGCGATCGAGCTGCCACAATCGGTTAGCGAAACCGTCTATCGCCGTATGCGCACCGAACGCGAGAAGCTGGCACAGGAATTCCGTTCCCGTGGTCGCGAGCTGGCGGAGGGGATTCGTGCAGACGCCGATCGTCAGCGTACCGTTGTTCTGGCTGAGGCCTTTGCCGCCGCTGAAGAAACTCGCGGTGAGGGCGATGGTCAAGCGGCACGAGTCTATGCCGACGCCTATACGGCCGACGAAGAGTTTTACCGCTTCTACCGCAGCTTGAGTGCCTATGGTCAGACATTCTCCAGTAAGGATGACATTCTGGTGATCGATGCCGATAGCGACTTTATGCGCTACTTTGGCAACCTCCGGGGAGAGGCCAGTCAATAA
- the hflK gene encoding FtsH protease activity modulator HflK: MAWNEPGGNRNDNDPWGSGGRRGNDQGPPDLDEALRKGLDKLNKMLGGKKKGGSSGGSGGGSSSSGGFGAILAIIGIVFLGYVIYQSFYTVDEQERAVVLRFGKYHTTENPGLRFKVPIIDNVTKVRVTSVRNAESQGQMLTQDENLVSVDLQVQYRVGNARDYVINVRDSNQALAFATDSALRHEVGSSQLDQVLTEGRAALAINVEQRLQNFLEKYGTGLQIVQVNVESTQPPSEVQESFREVQRAKEDEQRLVEEAETYRNKVVPEARGRAQRMIEEANAYKEEVIERANGETARFVELLNVYRDAPQVTRDRMYIDTMQNVYSNTSKVLINAESSNNMMYLPLDRLMQQRSGQQTDSGASDTTGQSTDVQALTDQVMDEIRQRSNSSSVRRGR, from the coding sequence ATGGCCTGGAATGAACCGGGTGGAAATCGGAACGACAACGATCCCTGGGGTAGTGGGGGGCGCCGTGGAAATGATCAGGGTCCACCCGATCTTGATGAAGCGCTGCGCAAGGGGCTCGATAAGCTCAACAAGATGCTCGGCGGCAAGAAGAAGGGCGGTAGCTCCGGCGGCTCCGGTGGGGGCTCGTCGTCGAGTGGTGGCTTTGGCGCTATTCTCGCGATTATCGGCATCGTCTTCCTGGGCTATGTGATCTACCAGTCGTTCTATACCGTTGATGAGCAGGAGCGGGCGGTGGTACTGCGCTTTGGCAAGTATCACACGACTGAAAACCCGGGTTTGCGCTTCAAGGTTCCCATCATCGATAACGTGACCAAGGTGCGGGTGACCAGTGTACGAAATGCGGAGTCTCAGGGTCAGATGCTGACCCAGGACGAGAATCTGGTGTCGGTTGATCTGCAGGTTCAATACCGCGTTGGCAATGCCCGCGATTATGTGATCAATGTGCGTGATTCCAACCAGGCCTTGGCGTTTGCGACCGACAGTGCATTGCGTCATGAAGTCGGCAGTTCCCAGCTTGATCAGGTGCTGACTGAAGGTCGCGCCGCTTTGGCGATCAATGTTGAGCAACGTTTGCAGAACTTCCTCGAGAAGTACGGTACCGGCTTGCAGATTGTTCAAGTGAACGTGGAAAGTACCCAGCCGCCGTCCGAAGTTCAGGAGTCGTTCCGCGAGGTTCAGCGGGCTAAGGAAGACGAACAGCGTCTGGTGGAAGAAGCCGAAACCTACCGCAACAAGGTCGTGCCCGAAGCGCGTGGTCGCGCTCAGCGAATGATCGAAGAAGCCAACGCCTATAAGGAAGAGGTGATCGAGAGGGCCAACGGTGAAACCGCGCGTTTCGTCGAGCTGTTGAATGTCTATCGCGATGCGCCGCAGGTGACCCGCGACCGCATGTACATCGATACCATGCAGAATGTCTATTCCAATACCAGCAAGGTGCTGATCAATGCGGAAAGCAGCAACAATATGATGTACTTGCCGCTTGACCGGCTGATGCAGCAGCGTTCGGGGCAACAAACCGATTCCGGCGCGTCTGACACCACGGGACAGAGCACGGATGTCCAGGCCTTGACCGATCAGGTTATGGATGAAATTCGTCAGCGTAGCAACTCATCAAGTGTGCGGAGGGGGCGTTAA
- the hflX gene encoding ribosome rescue GTPase HflX — MFERPDVGERAVIVHIDFSSHNESEDLGEFVELVRSAGVEAVDEVTGSRNQPSSRLFVGEGKLEEIRAAVQVNEADVVLFNHSLSPSQERNLERELKCRVLDRTGVILDIFAQRARTHEGKLQVELAQLEHMSTRLIRGWTHLERQKGGIGLRGPGETQLETDRRLLRGRIKAIHRRLDKVRRQRNQGRRARQRADIPTVSLVGYTNAGKSTLFNHVTTASVYAADQLFATLDPTLRRLDLPDIGPVVMADTVGFIRHLPHKLVEAFRATLEETTEASLLLHIIDCADERRDENIEQVEDVLLEIGADEVPVLQVYNKIDLLEDFQSRVDRNEEGVPVRVWVSAVTGAGIQMLFDAVVERVAEDVLQLSILLGPKDGKLRALLHEAGSVVDEHYLDNGDVQVDVRLQSRDWHQLLSRAEMRADQVRYAENTEKE; from the coding sequence TTGTTTGAGCGTCCTGATGTCGGTGAACGAGCCGTTATCGTTCATATCGATTTTTCTTCCCACAACGAATCCGAAGACTTGGGTGAATTCGTCGAACTTGTCCGCTCGGCCGGTGTCGAAGCGGTGGACGAGGTTACCGGGTCGCGTAACCAGCCCAGCTCCCGACTGTTCGTCGGTGAAGGTAAGTTGGAGGAAATTCGTGCAGCCGTCCAGGTTAATGAAGCTGACGTCGTGCTGTTCAATCACTCCCTCTCGCCAAGCCAAGAACGTAACCTCGAGCGCGAACTCAAGTGCCGCGTACTGGACCGAACCGGCGTCATTCTGGACATTTTTGCCCAGCGCGCCCGTACCCATGAAGGCAAGCTTCAGGTGGAACTGGCCCAGCTCGAGCACATGTCGACCCGATTAATACGGGGCTGGACCCACCTGGAGCGGCAAAAGGGGGGTATCGGTTTGCGTGGCCCCGGCGAAACCCAGCTGGAGACGGACCGTCGATTGTTGCGGGGGCGTATCAAGGCGATTCATCGCCGCCTGGATAAGGTCCGCCGGCAGCGAAATCAGGGGCGTCGCGCTCGCCAGCGAGCCGATATTCCAACAGTCTCTCTCGTTGGCTATACCAACGCTGGAAAATCGACGTTGTTCAATCATGTGACGACGGCGTCGGTCTATGCCGCAGACCAGTTGTTCGCGACGCTGGATCCAACCCTACGCCGGCTGGATCTACCGGATATCGGCCCGGTGGTCATGGCTGACACGGTAGGCTTTATTCGTCATTTGCCGCACAAGCTGGTCGAAGCGTTCCGCGCCACGCTCGAAGAAACCACGGAAGCGTCCCTGCTGCTGCACATTATCGATTGTGCGGACGAGCGCCGGGACGAAAATATCGAGCAAGTCGAGGATGTATTGCTTGAAATCGGTGCCGACGAGGTGCCGGTGCTGCAGGTTTATAACAAGATTGACCTGCTCGAAGACTTCCAGTCTCGGGTTGATCGCAACGAGGAGGGCGTCCCGGTTCGAGTCTGGGTTTCCGCGGTAACCGGTGCTGGTATCCAGATGCTGTTTGACGCCGTGGTCGAGCGGGTTGCGGAGGATGTGCTACAGCTTTCGATATTGCTGGGTCCAAAAGACGGTAAATTACGGGCATTGCTGCACGAGGCTGGCAGTGTCGTCGACGAGCACTATCTGGATAATGGCGACGTTCAGGTGGACGTGCGCTTGCAGTCCCGGGATTGGCACCAGCTGCTGAGTCGCGCCGAGATGCGCGCCGATCAGGTTCGCTACGCCGAGAACACAGAAAAAGAGTAA
- the hfq gene encoding RNA chaperone Hfq: MSKGHSLQDPYLNALRKERIPVSIFLVNGIKLQGQIESFDQFVILLKNTVSQMVYKHAISTVVPARNVRIPQQNAAGEVEGEV; the protein is encoded by the coding sequence ATGTCAAAAGGGCACTCTTTACAAGACCCTTACCTCAATGCACTGCGCAAGGAACGCATTCCGGTGTCCATCTTCCTGGTTAACGGGATCAAGCTGCAAGGACAGATCGAATCGTTCGATCAGTTCGTGATCCTGTTGAAGAATACAGTGAGCCAGATGGTTTACAAGCATGCCATTTCAACGGTTGTGCCTGCCCGCAATGTCAGAATTCCGCAGCAAAATGCAGCTGGCGAGGTTGAAGGCGAAGTTTGA
- the miaA gene encoding tRNA (adenosine(37)-N6)-dimethylallyltransferase MiaA, with protein sequence MTLERNLPPAIFLMGPTAAGKTDLAIDLCKRLPCDIISVDSAMIYRNMDIGTAKPSAEELFRAPHRLIDICDPADTYSVADFRRDALREMSEISGRGRIPLLVGGTMMYYKALLHGLADMPGADPALRAELEARATQEGWPALHAELARRDPVAAGAIHPNNRQRVLRALEVVLISGRPISEAWSSESPERDRDNVDYPYLTRWQADAPGGLPYNAVQLAIGPNDRSVLHERIRLRFDKMLASGFVDEVRALQARGDLHPGLPSIRCVGYRQAWSWLDGDIDYPTFVDKGVAATRQLAKRQLTWLRKWNDLHWINADSSSSSMRALKIIESRTTLIR encoded by the coding sequence ATGACTTTGGAGCGGAACCTGCCCCCGGCCATCTTCTTGATGGGACCGACAGCGGCGGGTAAGACGGATCTCGCCATCGACCTTTGCAAGCGGTTGCCGTGCGATATTATCAGCGTCGATTCCGCCATGATTTACCGGAATATGGATATCGGCACGGCAAAACCCTCCGCTGAGGAACTTTTCAGGGCTCCGCACCGTCTGATTGATATCTGCGATCCGGCTGACACCTATTCGGTGGCGGATTTTCGTCGCGACGCCCTCCGTGAAATGTCGGAAATCTCAGGGCGTGGACGTATTCCGTTGCTGGTCGGCGGCACGATGATGTACTACAAGGCTCTGCTGCATGGGCTTGCGGACATGCCAGGCGCGGACCCGGCGTTGCGGGCTGAGCTCGAAGCGCGTGCCACGCAGGAGGGGTGGCCGGCGTTGCACGCTGAACTCGCGAGGCGTGACCCTGTGGCGGCTGGGGCCATCCACCCCAATAACCGGCAACGCGTATTGCGGGCGTTGGAAGTGGTGCTCATATCCGGTCGGCCAATCTCCGAGGCCTGGTCCAGTGAGTCTCCGGAGCGAGACCGGGACAACGTGGATTACCCGTATTTAACGCGCTGGCAGGCAGACGCACCCGGGGGGCTCCCGTATAATGCGGTGCAGCTGGCGATCGGGCCCAATGATCGATCCGTGCTCCACGAACGTATCCGTTTGCGATTCGACAAGATGCTGGCATCGGGATTTGTGGATGAGGTCCGTGCCTTGCAGGCTCGGGGCGATCTTCATCCCGGGTTGCCGTCCATCCGGTGTGTAGGGTATCGGCAAGCTTGGTCGTGGCTGGATGGCGACATTGACTATCCGACGTTTGTGGATAAGGGCGTCGCTGCCACACGACAGTTGGCCAAACGCCAGTTGACCTGGCTGCGAAAATGGAACGATTTGCACTGGATCAATGCCGATTCGTCAAGTTCTTCAATGCGCGCCTTGAAAATCATCGAATCTCGCACCACATTGATTAGGTAA
- the mutL gene encoding DNA mismatch repair endonuclease MutL, protein MPAIRLLSPRLANQIAAGEVVERPASVVKELVENALDAKADRVEIEVEQGGVKLIRVRDTGSGIAEDDLPLALSRHATSKIADLDDLEAVASLGFRGEALASISSVSRLSLTSRTEGCDAASRVEVEGRDMDARLSPAAHPVGTTVEVRDLFFNTPARRKFLRTEKTEFGHVEECIRRQALARFETGFTLRHNQRAIQSLRPAMTPLDRERRIGALCGQQFIDNAVVIDAEASGLRLWGWVALPTFSRSQADLQYFFVNGRVIRDRLVAHAVRQAYRDVLYNNRHPAFVLYLELDPANVDVNVHPTKHEVRFRDGRLVHDFIFRTLHRALGEVKPQDHMHGAVAQSLSREAGYAPPDAHAATNGGERNGGGAAFSAYGGQRPVAWQAQDQMAFYQSLNGGGGTQQGGSAQAELGVAEAPPITASVQPMPTPPQTGNEEPPLGFAIAQLHGIYILAQTRAGMIVVDMHAAHERITYERMKVALEAQDLKSQPLLVPVTLAVSQREAGVAETHVEELQALGLQLERMGPETLVVRQIPALLRGADTEQLVRDVVSDLMEHGQSDRVRAVTNELLGTMACHGSVRANRQLTIPEMNALLRDMEATERSGQCNHGRPTWTLVTVGELDKLFLRGR, encoded by the coding sequence ATGCCTGCCATTCGTCTGCTCAGTCCCCGACTTGCCAATCAGATCGCTGCCGGCGAGGTGGTCGAACGGCCAGCGTCCGTGGTCAAGGAGCTGGTGGAAAACGCCCTCGATGCCAAGGCCGATCGGGTTGAAATCGAAGTTGAGCAGGGTGGCGTCAAGCTGATTCGGGTCAGAGATACAGGCTCCGGAATCGCCGAAGACGATTTACCGCTGGCGTTGAGCCGGCATGCTACCAGCAAGATTGCCGACTTGGACGATCTTGAGGCGGTGGCCTCCCTGGGGTTTCGCGGTGAGGCTCTGGCCAGCATCAGTTCCGTGTCGCGCCTGTCGCTGACGTCACGAACGGAAGGCTGCGATGCCGCGAGCCGGGTGGAGGTGGAAGGACGGGATATGGATGCCCGGCTATCGCCGGCAGCCCACCCGGTGGGCACCACGGTGGAAGTCCGAGACCTGTTTTTCAATACGCCGGCCCGGCGCAAGTTTCTCCGAACCGAGAAAACCGAGTTCGGTCATGTCGAAGAATGCATCCGGCGCCAGGCTCTTGCCCGCTTCGAAACCGGATTCACGCTGCGCCACAATCAGCGAGCCATTCAGAGCCTGCGACCGGCCATGACTCCACTGGATCGGGAGCGCCGAATTGGCGCCCTATGCGGTCAGCAATTTATCGACAACGCTGTCGTAATCGATGCCGAAGCATCGGGGCTGCGGCTTTGGGGCTGGGTTGCGCTCCCCACGTTCTCCCGCAGTCAGGCAGATCTCCAGTACTTTTTCGTCAACGGCCGGGTGATTCGCGATCGCCTGGTCGCTCATGCGGTGCGCCAGGCGTATCGGGACGTACTTTACAACAACCGCCATCCGGCGTTTGTGCTTTATCTGGAGCTGGATCCGGCCAACGTCGATGTGAACGTGCATCCGACCAAGCACGAAGTGCGGTTCCGCGACGGGCGCCTGGTGCATGATTTCATTTTCCGCACGTTGCACCGGGCGCTGGGTGAGGTGAAACCCCAGGATCATATGCACGGTGCGGTTGCTCAATCGCTAAGCCGTGAAGCCGGCTACGCGCCGCCAGACGCGCATGCCGCGACGAATGGCGGCGAACGGAATGGCGGTGGCGCGGCATTTTCGGCTTACGGCGGCCAGCGTCCGGTCGCCTGGCAGGCGCAGGACCAGATGGCGTTCTACCAGTCTCTGAACGGCGGAGGTGGAACCCAGCAGGGCGGTTCTGCCCAGGCCGAGCTGGGTGTTGCCGAGGCTCCGCCGATAACTGCTTCTGTGCAGCCCATGCCGACCCCGCCGCAGACCGGCAACGAGGAGCCGCCGCTTGGCTTCGCCATAGCGCAACTGCATGGTATCTATATCCTCGCACAAACCCGTGCGGGCATGATCGTCGTGGATATGCATGCGGCTCATGAGCGTATTACGTACGAGCGTATGAAGGTTGCACTTGAGGCGCAGGATCTCAAGAGCCAGCCGTTACTGGTCCCGGTGACGCTTGCCGTGAGTCAGCGGGAAGCCGGTGTGGCGGAAACGCACGTCGAGGAACTCCAGGCTCTAGGCCTACAGCTGGAGCGCATGGGGCCGGAAACCCTGGTGGTGCGGCAGATTCCAGCGCTGCTGCGCGGTGCGGATACGGAGCAGTTGGTTCGAGATGTCGTATCCGATCTCATGGAGCACGGCCAGTCGGACCGGGTGAGAGCGGTCACCAACGAGTTGCTGGGTACGATGGCCTGTCATGGCTCGGTGCGCGCCAACCGCCAGCTGACCATCCCGGAAATGAATGCTCTGCTGCGCGATATGGAAGCCACCGAGCGTAGCGGTCAGTGCAATCACGGCCGGCCCACATGGACCCTGGTCACTGTGGGCGAGTTGGACAAGCTCTTCCTGCGCGGGCGCTGA